A genomic window from Candidatus Hydrogenedentota bacterium includes:
- a CDS encoding ABC transporter permease, translated as MSGVLDFMRGTWSIGVYTWREGIRKKVLIAFLILSFLVIFGSQFITAYLTQTTVGQVESDVDAKLIKDICVTAISIFGVLITIFVSASALPGEVENKVVYTILSKPVRRFQYLLGKFLGVQFIVIINLALMGGLFFVALYVKQQVLPTLLLWSILLTYFQFLIVSAFTFAVSCTSTSAVLPTIAGLFIYIAGNLTEYLADVARRAGTTEQFMDKLVGYLADGLFRILPNLQSFSLKDQILYLSPNDAPRDALIPQLILYGLAYALSGYIISYLIFRRKEL; from the coding sequence ATGAGCGGCGTTCTGGATTTTATGCGCGGAACCTGGAGCATCGGTGTCTACACCTGGCGCGAAGGTATCCGCAAGAAGGTACTAATCGCCTTCCTGATATTGAGTTTCCTCGTGATCTTCGGGTCACAGTTCATAACAGCCTACTTGACGCAAACAACGGTAGGCCAGGTCGAGTCGGATGTCGACGCGAAACTGATCAAGGATATTTGCGTCACGGCCATTTCGATCTTCGGCGTGTTGATTACGATTTTCGTATCGGCATCGGCACTCCCCGGTGAAGTTGAGAACAAGGTCGTCTACACGATTCTCTCCAAGCCCGTTCGCCGGTTCCAGTATCTCTTGGGCAAGTTCCTCGGGGTTCAGTTCATCGTCATCATCAATCTGGCGCTGATGGGCGGGTTGTTCTTCGTCGCGTTGTATGTCAAACAGCAAGTACTTCCGACGCTGCTGTTGTGGTCCATCTTGTTGACGTACTTCCAGTTCTTGATTGTGTCGGCATTTACGTTCGCCGTATCGTGCACCTCGACGTCTGCTGTGCTGCCGACGATTGCGGGCCTGTTCATCTACATCGCCGGCAACTTGACCGAGTATCTGGCCGATGTTGCACGGCGCGCGGGAACGACGGAACAGTTCATGGATAAGTTGGTCGGATACCTCGCGGATGGCCTGTTCCGAATTCTGCCGAATCTACAAAGCTTCAGTCTGAAAGACCAAATCCTCTATCTGTCGCCAAACGATGCGCCGCGCGATGCGCTAATCCCGCAGCTCATTCTGTATGGCCTTGCATATGCACTCTCGGGTTATATCATTTCGTACTTGATATTTCGTCGAAAAGAACTCTAA
- a CDS encoding ABC transporter ATP-binding protein, producing the protein MPPVIETVNLTKVYEGALRGQDVKALQNLTIAIEEREIFGYLGPNGSGKTTTIKMLLGLIFPTSGDIRIMGKTDIGAAAIRKSIGYLPEGAYYPDFLRGEEILRFYGQLYGLSGKNLEKRIDATLELVGMTRARKRLLRGYSKGMRQRIGLAQALLHDPKILILDEPTTGLDPVARKEIRDMLVRLRSEGKSLLISSHELLEVELISDRVGILFEGVLQTLGTIQELLADRDVTVDTAGVTDAAIRALGERGIISDDVIEGKARFRVPPSLSIYDALEVMKSQNLTIVGVAPRRETLEELFVRVVGEARLRRDNEGKKAS; encoded by the coding sequence GTGCCGCCAGTCATCGAAACAGTAAACCTCACCAAAGTCTATGAAGGCGCCCTTCGCGGCCAAGATGTGAAGGCCCTTCAAAACCTCACGATTGCCATCGAAGAACGCGAGATATTCGGCTATTTGGGGCCGAATGGTTCAGGCAAGACGACAACGATTAAGATGCTGCTCGGCCTGATATTTCCCACGTCTGGCGATATCCGGATTATGGGAAAGACCGATATCGGGGCGGCTGCCATCCGGAAGAGCATCGGTTACTTGCCCGAAGGCGCGTATTATCCGGACTTCCTGCGCGGCGAAGAAATCCTTCGCTTCTACGGCCAGCTCTACGGTCTCAGCGGGAAGAATCTGGAGAAGCGCATCGACGCGACGCTGGAACTCGTGGGTATGACCCGCGCGCGCAAACGTCTGCTCCGCGGGTATTCGAAGGGCATGAGGCAGCGCATCGGCTTGGCGCAAGCGTTGCTCCACGATCCAAAGATTCTGATCCTTGATGAGCCCACAACCGGTCTTGACCCGGTGGCGCGCAAAGAGATTCGCGATATGCTCGTGCGCTTGCGCAGCGAGGGTAAGTCGCTGTTGATTTCGAGCCACGAATTGTTGGAAGTGGAACTGATCAGCGACCGGGTAGGGATCCTCTTTGAGGGCGTACTCCAAACGCTGGGCACCATTCAGGAACTACTTGCTGACCGCGACGTGACTGTCGACACCGCGGGCGTCACCGACGCGGCCATTCGCGCGTTGGGCGAACGTGGAATCATCTCGGACGATGTGATTGAAGGCAAGGCGCGATTCCGTGTGCCACCGTCTCTGTCGATCTACGATGCGCTGGAAGTCATGAAGTCGCAGAATCTGACAATAGTCGGTGTGGCGCCGCGTAGAGAGACTCTTGAAGAGTTGTTTGTGCGGGTAGTCGGAGAAGCGCGCCTTCGGCGAGACAATGAAGGGAAGAAGGCTTCATGA
- a CDS encoding DUF481 domain-containing protein: MRRALTIIALFLLGGGVAIAVADTLTLKNGDRMNGSLVEIAEDVVVFRANLAGKMMVPVGQVVSVTTASDFVVEFKDGTRATGRVVNQDGGLKFVESQTDKSRPMKVSDIANAARVPETPEGGEGPLGFLEAGVASRFGNRDYVALYARLRTRYDSDSLYYRGDTTIDFAGEGQEPEALRSLHQFILPLEGRLRPLFELELERDLDEALALRARIGAGASVTLLDGERDTLEGRLGLSALHEEYDADAWRALDILPEDGFARLRGRVYGAALDDEDRDDVGLDLALTHSRRVFRDSLLEEELRLRPSLTDFDEFTSSYESRLSVPLTDRLHLKLNMRVDFDNRPQFQYMNEWRAAVGAGISWDF; this comes from the coding sequence ATGCGCCGGGCGCTGACGATTATCGCACTATTCTTGCTAGGGGGCGGCGTGGCCATTGCCGTGGCCGACACGCTGACCCTGAAGAACGGTGACCGCATGAACGGCAGTCTCGTTGAGATTGCCGAAGATGTCGTCGTGTTCCGCGCAAACCTGGCCGGCAAAATGATGGTGCCTGTTGGCCAAGTCGTGTCAGTCACCACGGCTTCTGATTTTGTCGTCGAATTCAAAGACGGCACGCGCGCCACCGGCCGTGTAGTCAATCAGGACGGCGGACTGAAGTTTGTCGAGAGCCAGACAGACAAATCGAGGCCGATGAAGGTGTCGGATATCGCCAATGCGGCGCGTGTGCCCGAGACGCCCGAAGGGGGAGAGGGGCCGTTGGGCTTTCTGGAAGCTGGCGTGGCATCGCGCTTTGGCAACAGGGACTACGTGGCCTTATACGCGCGTTTGCGCACGAGATATGATTCGGATTCGCTCTACTATCGCGGCGATACGACTATCGATTTTGCTGGCGAAGGCCAGGAACCCGAGGCACTACGTTCGCTGCATCAATTTATCCTACCGCTGGAAGGGCGTCTAAGACCCCTCTTCGAGTTGGAACTGGAACGCGACCTGGACGAGGCGCTAGCGTTGCGTGCGCGCATCGGAGCCGGGGCCAGCGTCACGCTGCTTGACGGGGAACGCGATACCCTCGAAGGAAGACTGGGGCTGAGTGCCCTGCATGAAGAGTATGACGCAGATGCGTGGCGCGCGCTGGATATCCTGCCCGAAGATGGCTTTGCGCGCTTGCGCGGACGAGTGTATGGTGCGGCGCTCGATGATGAGGATCGCGATGACGTTGGACTTGACTTGGCGCTCACGCATTCGCGCAGAGTGTTCCGCGATTCCCTGCTGGAAGAGGAACTGCGGCTGCGCCCAAGCCTCACAGACTTTGATGAGTTCACATCTTCGTATGAGTCGCGTCTTTCGGTGCCTTTGACCGATCGCCTGCACTTGAAACTGAACATGCGAGTAGACTTCGACAATCGGCCGCAGTTCCAGTATATGAACGAATGGCGCGCAGCCGTAGGTGCGGGAATCTCCTGGGACTTCTAA
- a CDS encoding AI-2E family transporter → MSHPVLANPWVRAVGVLLAIVLVGILAYILRPVLIPLFLAFIVAYVFDPVVDYFEARRVPRGVTIAGLAILGILVILCVPFVVVPGIISQGDAIITSARSEVGRGNEWLEQLVDSPQVERVLQQAGWIDPNDKNPDTLAIIRTKVGEYVREQSLQFVRNNAGTLAVAGRSAGVSIAGLFASLGNSALKVILFVANFALFAFVAGYLLKDFDSIVQGGRSLIPPRHSPKTVEIVGKIDSQLRSFLRGQTTVCFCLGAMYTVGFLISGLQVMALVIGAFGMLASFIPYLGVLFVAVFSLTMAIAQYGLDWHVLGVLITIGIVQVLEGNVITPKIVGEQVGLSPVWVILAIMVFGSFLGFLGLLLAVPIAAVLKVLVVESVDAYKRSPVFEGGPAVTPDSPSPAALERPPARKKRR, encoded by the coding sequence ATGTCGCACCCTGTTCTGGCCAATCCCTGGGTACGCGCTGTCGGCGTGCTGTTGGCAATCGTTTTGGTGGGGATTTTGGCGTACATCCTGCGGCCCGTCTTGATACCGCTCTTTCTTGCTTTCATTGTTGCGTATGTCTTTGACCCGGTTGTCGACTATTTTGAGGCGCGGCGAGTCCCACGAGGCGTGACCATTGCTGGTCTGGCCATTCTGGGAATCCTAGTGATTCTTTGCGTGCCATTTGTGGTTGTGCCTGGGATTATCAGCCAGGGCGACGCCATCATTACGTCTGCGCGAAGCGAGGTGGGTCGCGGAAACGAATGGCTTGAGCAATTGGTAGATAGTCCGCAAGTTGAGCGCGTGCTTCAGCAGGCAGGATGGATCGATCCGAACGATAAGAATCCGGATACCCTGGCCATAATACGCACCAAAGTTGGGGAATACGTTCGCGAGCAGTCTCTTCAATTCGTCCGCAACAACGCGGGAACGCTTGCCGTAGCCGGCAGGAGCGCGGGCGTGAGTATTGCGGGTCTATTCGCCTCATTGGGAAATTCAGCACTGAAGGTCATCCTCTTCGTTGCCAATTTCGCTCTCTTTGCCTTCGTGGCGGGCTATTTGTTGAAGGATTTCGACAGCATCGTTCAGGGAGGCCGGTCACTCATTCCGCCACGGCACTCGCCCAAGACCGTCGAGATTGTGGGCAAGATTGATTCTCAATTGCGGAGTTTTCTGCGAGGCCAGACGACGGTGTGTTTTTGCCTGGGAGCAATGTACACCGTCGGATTCTTGATTTCAGGATTGCAGGTCATGGCATTGGTGATAGGTGCTTTTGGAATGCTCGCGAGCTTCATTCCGTATCTGGGGGTTTTGTTCGTGGCCGTATTCTCACTCACCATGGCCATTGCCCAATACGGCCTCGACTGGCATGTACTGGGTGTGCTGATCACGATCGGGATCGTGCAGGTGCTGGAAGGCAACGTAATAACGCCGAAAATTGTAGGCGAACAGGTTGGCCTGAGTCCCGTGTGGGTCATTCTGGCCATTATGGTGTTCGGCAGTTTCCTGGGATTTCTGGGGCTGCTTCTCGCCGTACCGATTGCGGCTGTCTTGAAAGTCCTGGTCGTTGAGTCGGTCGACGCTTACAAGAGGTCGCCCGTTTTTGAGGGCGGGCCAGCCGTCACACCAGACTCGCCTTCACCGGCAGCCTTGGAACGCCCACCGGCGAGGAAGAAGCGCCGGTAA
- the pssA gene encoding CDP-diacylglycerol--serine O-phosphatidyltransferase, translated as MMKQNPFKNVAARKGFKLQAPQRRKRAGVKRRPINVLASAITTLNLYCGISSIFAGIEGHFEKAAYLIFAAIVMDMLDGSVAKMTKSVSEFGKQLDSLCDVVSFGVAPAVLIFTVYLPEEVKLVSRTGAVMAIIYAICTALRLARFNVYQAEIRDYFVGLPSPAAAATIASFVLFTEYYGYHVAFWVLGPLTLSLAYMMVSTLRYPKDKMKSMVLAPRHGFRLLAIVAVAIAIFDQASRHSPSIVLFPMAACYCLFGVVDGIYRRFFLAGGRSKAAGEGESGVTAGPPSKTGDLL; from the coding sequence ATGATGAAGCAGAATCCATTCAAGAACGTAGCGGCGCGAAAGGGCTTCAAACTGCAGGCGCCTCAGCGCCGCAAGCGCGCCGGAGTGAAGCGCCGTCCAATCAACGTCTTGGCCAGCGCAATCACCACACTCAACTTATATTGCGGCATTTCAAGCATTTTTGCCGGAATCGAAGGCCACTTTGAGAAGGCGGCCTACCTGATCTTTGCCGCAATCGTTATGGACATGCTCGACGGCTCGGTCGCCAAGATGACGAAGAGCGTGTCCGAATTCGGCAAGCAGTTGGACAGCCTCTGCGACGTAGTGTCGTTTGGAGTCGCGCCCGCGGTCTTGATTTTCACCGTCTACCTGCCGGAAGAAGTAAAGCTCGTGAGTCGCACCGGCGCGGTAATGGCGATCATCTACGCCATTTGCACGGCCCTGCGTTTGGCCCGATTCAACGTATATCAGGCCGAAATCCGCGATTACTTCGTAGGTTTACCCTCGCCCGCGGCGGCGGCGACCATAGCATCGTTTGTGCTGTTCACGGAGTACTACGGTTACCATGTCGCATTCTGGGTGTTGGGACCGTTGACCTTGTCGCTCGCCTACATGATGGTCAGTACGCTTCGATATCCAAAGGACAAGATGAAGTCCATGGTGCTGGCGCCTCGGCACGGCTTCCGTTTGCTGGCGATTGTCGCGGTCGCAATCGCGATCTTTGACCAAGCCAGCAGGCACTCGCCCTCCATCGTCTTGTTTCCAATGGCGGCGTGCTACTGCCTATTCGGCGTGGTCGACGGCATTTACCGGCGCTTCTTCCTCGCCGGTGGGCGTTCCAAGGCTGCCGGTGAAGGCGAGTCTGGTGTGACGGCTGGCCCGCCCTCAAAAACGGGCGACCTCTTGTAA